A stretch of Paenibacillus mucilaginosus 3016 DNA encodes these proteins:
- a CDS encoding sugar phosphate isomerase/epimerase family protein, with protein MKLGVFTVLFQQKPLEEALDYIAAQGLQAVEIGTGAYPGNAHCNPDVLLADESKLKAFKHAVESRGLTISALSCHANPLHPQKAIAQEAHDTIIKTVDLAQKLEVPVVNTFSGCPGDSDDAKYPNWPVAPWPPDFQEILDWQWANKVIPYWTETGKYASDRSVKFGLELHGGFSVHTPATLLRLREAAGDVIGANLDPSHMWWQGIDPVQAIQILGRAGAIHHFHAKDTSIDPINVNRYGLTDMQSYSNMLDRAWQFRTVGYGHDIKVWADIISALRLVGYDYVVSIEHEDGLMSVEEGFTKAVQNLQQVLIKEPLGEMWWV; from the coding sequence ATGAAATTAGGCGTATTTACGGTATTGTTCCAGCAGAAGCCCCTGGAGGAAGCGCTCGATTATATCGCGGCGCAGGGCCTGCAGGCTGTCGAGATCGGCACCGGCGCATACCCGGGCAATGCCCATTGCAACCCGGACGTACTGCTCGCTGATGAGAGCAAGCTGAAAGCATTCAAGCACGCCGTGGAGTCCCGCGGCCTGACCATCTCCGCCCTGAGCTGCCACGCCAATCCGCTGCACCCGCAGAAGGCCATCGCGCAGGAAGCGCATGATACGATCATCAAGACGGTGGACCTGGCCCAGAAGCTCGAAGTGCCTGTCGTCAATACGTTCTCCGGCTGCCCGGGCGATTCCGACGATGCGAAGTACCCAAACTGGCCGGTTGCCCCATGGCCGCCGGACTTCCAGGAGATCCTGGATTGGCAGTGGGCGAACAAGGTCATCCCTTACTGGACCGAAACCGGCAAATATGCTTCCGACCGCAGCGTGAAGTTCGGTCTGGAGCTCCACGGCGGTTTCTCCGTGCATACGCCGGCTACGCTTCTGCGTCTGCGTGAGGCTGCCGGTGACGTTATCGGCGCGAACCTCGACCCAAGCCACATGTGGTGGCAGGGCATCGATCCGGTGCAGGCGATCCAGATTCTCGGCCGCGCCGGCGCCATCCATCACTTCCACGCCAAGGACACTTCGATTGACCCGATCAACGTCAACCGCTATGGCCTGACGGACATGCAGTCGTACAGCAACATGCTGGACCGCGCATGGCAGTTCCGCACCGTAGGCTACGGCCATGACATCAAGGTATGGGCCGACATCATCTCCGCCCTGCGCCTGGTCGGCTATGACTACGTCGTGTCCATCGAGCACGAAGACGGCCTGATGTCCGTCGAGGAAGGCTTCACGAAGGCCGTTCAGAACCTGCAGCAGGTGCTGATCAAGGAGCCGCTCGGCGAAATGTGGTGGGTGTAA
- a CDS encoding MBOAT family O-acyltransferase — protein MFYLNMNAVLAMLGMVIVLALTRKWRGNKRLLLLAFNLSFLVVFSSKLFFFYLGYTALNYLAFRFLSVVTRARLAWFIGLIALNIGLVSSLRLFDMKIFTGTWYDAALVIGLIYNVLKVIDALYFAYFFKQDAKAHVLDYFNYILFLPTFTSGPILKFRDFMADAKQPYQVDAAQAEVNIKRIILGLFKRVVLVTWASTLFDYVSEGELQTHESLFLMIVFYAWIYFDFSGYSDIAVGFGRLMGYNVPENFKKPFSSPTLTQYWRNWHATLGDWFRDHIFIFFSRQTPTKWTAAGLSVLIMVLIGLWHGFSWLYLLWGIYHGLFIALENLLGRTTVNKRKVSKTHFYARCALTQLIVTLAIIVYSPNEEAVLRIYRGLLNLPW, from the coding sequence ATGTTTTATCTCAATATGAACGCCGTGCTGGCGATGCTGGGCATGGTGATCGTCCTGGCGCTGACGCGGAAGTGGCGGGGGAACAAACGCCTGCTGCTGCTCGCGTTCAACCTCAGCTTTCTGGTCGTATTCAGCTCCAAGCTGTTCTTCTTCTATCTCGGCTATACGGCGCTGAATTACCTCGCCTTCCGCTTCCTGAGCGTCGTCACCCGGGCTCGCCTGGCCTGGTTCATCGGGCTGATCGCCCTGAATATCGGCCTGGTGTCCTCCTTGAGGCTCTTCGACATGAAGATCTTCACCGGCACCTGGTATGACGCCGCCCTGGTCATCGGTCTCATCTATAATGTGCTCAAGGTGATCGACGCCCTGTATTTCGCCTACTTCTTCAAGCAGGACGCCAAAGCGCACGTGCTCGACTATTTCAACTATATTCTGTTCCTGCCGACCTTCACGTCCGGACCGATCCTGAAGTTCCGTGACTTCATGGCGGATGCCAAGCAGCCCTATCAGGTCGATGCGGCCCAGGCCGAAGTGAATATCAAGCGCATCATTCTCGGCCTGTTCAAAAGGGTCGTACTCGTCACCTGGGCCAGCACCCTGTTCGACTATGTATCGGAGGGAGAACTGCAGACGCATGAGTCTCTCTTCCTGATGATCGTCTTCTATGCCTGGATCTACTTCGATTTCTCCGGCTATTCGGACATCGCCGTCGGATTCGGACGCCTGATGGGCTACAACGTGCCGGAGAACTTCAAGAAGCCGTTCTCCTCACCGACCTTGACGCAGTATTGGCGCAACTGGCACGCCACGCTCGGCGACTGGTTCCGCGACCATATCTTCATCTTCTTCTCGAGGCAGACACCTACCAAGTGGACCGCCGCCGGCTTGTCCGTGCTGATCATGGTGCTCATTGGACTCTGGCACGGTTTCTCCTGGCTGTATCTGCTGTGGGGGATTTATCACGGCCTCTTCATCGCTCTGGAGAATCTTCTGGGCCGCACGACGGTCAACAAGCGGAAGGTGTCGAAGACCCACTTCTATGCCCGCTGTGCGCTGACCCAGCTGATCGTCACGCTGGCGATCATCGTTTACAGCCCGAACGAAGAGGCGGTGCTGCGCATCTACCGCGGCCTGCTCAACCTCCCTTGGTAA